Proteins from a genomic interval of Aquabacterium sp. J223:
- a CDS encoding LysR substrate-binding domain-containing protein, whose translation MPAGFAARLALAEPLVLAVPEGHAATLPGRAGTAARRLAALLAEPLVIFPRTTAPSVFDAVIACYRGHGQSPRIVQEAIQMQTLVNLVSVGMGVAWVPASVTQLQRPGVRYLPVPAAGLQCETSLLWRDPAPPVLRRFIAHVGALPARAVAVSARRPPPAR comes from the coding sequence GTGCCGGCGGGCTTCGCGGCCCGGCTGGCCCTGGCCGAACCGCTGGTGCTGGCGGTGCCCGAAGGACATGCGGCGACGCTGCCCGGCCGGGCGGGCACCGCCGCGCGCCGGCTGGCGGCGCTGCTGGCCGAGCCGCTGGTGATCTTTCCGCGCACCACCGCGCCGTCGGTGTTCGACGCGGTCATCGCCTGCTACCGTGGCCATGGCCAGTCGCCGCGCATCGTGCAGGAGGCCATCCAGATGCAGACGCTGGTCAACCTGGTCTCGGTGGGCATGGGCGTGGCCTGGGTGCCGGCCTCGGTGACCCAGCTGCAGCGGCCCGGCGTGCGCTACCTGCCGGTGCCGGCCGCCGGGCTGCAGTGCGAGACCAGCCTGCTGTGGCGCGATCCGGCGCCGCCGGTGCTGCGCCGCTTCATCGCCCACGTCGGTGCGCTGCCGGCGCGCGCGGTCGCGGTCTCCGCACGACGCCCACCGCCCGCCCGCTGA
- the lgt gene encoding prolipoprotein diacylglyceryl transferase gives MLVHPQFDPVAVSLGPVQVHWYGLTYLVAFGLFYWLTSRRAALPWYAAQGWSRRDVEDLLFFGVVGVVVGGRLGYVLFYKPLHYMANPLEVFAVWKGGMAFHGGLIGVLLAMAWFAHRRQRPWLQVTDLIAPSIPVGLASGRMGNFINGELWGRAADPSLPWAMVFPQSGSALPRHPSQLYQFALEGLLLFVLLWWYARRERPLGRVSGVFLLGYGVFRFIAEAFREPDAFLGLLALDLSMGQWLCLPMIAGGLALIAWSGRRPSDRPAATR, from the coding sequence ATGCTCGTCCACCCGCAGTTCGATCCCGTTGCCGTGTCGCTGGGCCCCGTGCAGGTCCACTGGTACGGGCTGACCTACCTGGTCGCGTTCGGCCTCTTCTACTGGCTGACCTCGCGGCGGGCGGCGCTGCCCTGGTACGCCGCGCAGGGCTGGAGCCGGCGCGACGTCGAGGACCTGCTGTTCTTCGGCGTCGTCGGCGTGGTGGTGGGCGGGCGGCTGGGCTACGTGCTGTTCTACAAGCCGCTGCACTACATGGCGAACCCGCTCGAGGTCTTCGCGGTGTGGAAGGGCGGCATGGCCTTCCACGGCGGCCTGATCGGCGTGCTGCTGGCCATGGCCTGGTTCGCCCACCGCCGGCAGCGGCCCTGGCTGCAGGTCACCGACCTCATCGCACCGTCGATCCCGGTGGGCCTCGCCTCGGGACGCATGGGCAACTTCATCAACGGCGAGCTGTGGGGCCGCGCGGCGGACCCGTCGCTGCCCTGGGCCATGGTGTTCCCGCAGTCGGGCAGCGCGCTGCCGCGCCATCCGTCGCAGCTCTACCAGTTCGCGCTGGAGGGCCTGCTGCTGTTCGTGCTGCTGTGGTGGTACGCGCGCCGCGAGCGGCCGCTGGGCCGGGTCAGCGGCGTCTTCCTGCTCGGCTACGGCGTGTTCCGCTTCATCGCCGAGGCCTTCCGCGAGCCCGACGCCTTCCTAGGCCTGCTGGCGCTGGACCTCAGCATGGGCCAGTGGCTGTGCCTGCCGATGATCGCCGGCGGGCTGGCGCTCATCGCCTGGTCCGGCCGGCGGCCGTCCGACCGGCCGGCCGCGACCCGCTAG
- the dnaQ gene encoding DNA polymerase III subunit epsilon, with product MRQIFFDTETTGLSPDTGDRLVEIGCVEMVSRRLTGRNLHLYLNPERKNSEDALRIHGLTDDFLAGQPRFAEVVDELLAFLDGAEVVIHNAAFDVGFLDAELKRLGRPPFARHVGRITDTLAMAREMFPGKSNSLDALCRRLEVDNSSRTLHGALLDAGLLAEVYIHMTRGQDSLVIEADGAASGDAQVALAAVDFSSLSLPVLAASDGEAEAHDRLLADLDKASGGKTVWRRLAASAPVAPAAAPADPVMA from the coding sequence ATGCGCCAGATCTTCTTCGACACCGAGACCACCGGCCTCAGCCCCGACACCGGCGACCGCCTGGTCGAGATCGGCTGCGTGGAGATGGTCAGCCGCCGGCTCACCGGCCGCAACCTGCACCTGTACCTCAACCCCGAGCGCAAGAATTCCGAGGATGCCCTGCGCATCCACGGCCTGACCGACGACTTCCTCGCCGGGCAGCCGCGCTTCGCCGAGGTGGTCGACGAGCTGCTGGCCTTCCTCGACGGGGCGGAGGTGGTCATCCACAACGCCGCCTTCGACGTCGGCTTCCTCGACGCCGAGCTGAAGCGCCTGGGCCGGCCGCCGTTCGCCCGCCACGTCGGCCGCATCACCGACACGCTGGCCATGGCGCGCGAGATGTTCCCCGGCAAGAGCAACTCGCTGGACGCGCTGTGCCGCCGCCTGGAGGTCGACAACTCGAGCCGCACGCTGCACGGCGCGCTGCTCGATGCGGGCCTGCTGGCCGAGGTGTACATCCACATGACCCGCGGTCAGGACTCGCTGGTCATCGAGGCCGACGGCGCGGCGTCCGGCGATGCGCAGGTGGCGCTGGCCGCGGTGGACTTCTCCTCGCTGTCGCTGCCGGTGCTGGCCGCCAGCGACGGCGAGGCCGAGGCGCACGACCGGCTGCTGGCCGACCTCGACAAGGCCAGCGGCGGCAAGACGGTGTGGCGCCGCCTGGCCGCGTCGGCACCCGTTGCACCGGCGGCTGCGCCGGCCGATCCGGTGATGGCATAA
- a CDS encoding nitroreductase family protein, with translation MSNSRQTEHPIHPLFTDRWSPRAFTGEAIPAGELMSLLEAARWAPSAYNAQPWRFIYAHRDTPAWQPLFDALVPFNQGWVQRAAAIIVVVSAEQAVFPGKTAPAPNAWHSFDSGAAWASLAFQAQLSGWAAHGMAGFDADTLRQAAAIPAGYAIEAVVAVGRQGDKSVLPEPLQAREVPSHRRPLAQSVAEGRFNFAE, from the coding sequence ATGAGCAACTCCCGCCAGACCGAACACCCGATCCACCCCCTGTTCACCGACCGCTGGTCGCCGCGCGCCTTCACCGGCGAGGCCATCCCGGCGGGCGAGCTGATGAGCCTGCTCGAGGCGGCGCGCTGGGCGCCGTCGGCGTACAACGCGCAGCCCTGGCGCTTCATCTACGCCCATCGCGACACGCCGGCCTGGCAGCCGCTGTTCGACGCGCTGGTGCCGTTCAACCAGGGCTGGGTGCAGCGCGCGGCCGCGATCATCGTGGTGGTCTCGGCCGAGCAGGCGGTGTTCCCCGGCAAGACGGCCCCGGCGCCGAACGCCTGGCATTCGTTCGACAGCGGTGCGGCCTGGGCCAGCCTGGCCTTCCAGGCGCAGCTCTCGGGCTGGGCCGCGCACGGCATGGCCGGCTTCGACGCCGACACGCTGCGCCAGGCCGCCGCCATCCCGGCCGGTTACGCCATCGAGGCGGTGGTCGCCGTTGGGCGCCAGGGCGACAAGTCGGTGCTGCCCGAGCCGCTGCAGGCCCGCGAGGTGCCCAGCCACCGGCGTCCGCTGGCCCAGTCGGTGGCCGAGGGCCGGTTCAACTTCGCCGAGTGA